Within Nakaseomyces glabratus chromosome G, complete sequence, the genomic segment ATTTCTATCCGATTACAATTACAAAGTAGTATTGCTGTTTCTATTCTTATCCGTAATGCACCGGTGgacttctttctttgacaCCGCAGTTTGACCTTGACCATAATTGGAAAAAGTGTCCAATTTAGCTGTAATCCATTTCTCGCCGCAACACTCCCCCGAGTGCTACCATATATAAGAAAACAAGTGCTTGAAAGTTCTAAATATTTCCTGCTGTATAGAAACTTTCACCCCGCACCATAGAGTTTCTTGCTAAAGCAGAATCacataacaaaaaaaggCTATTAAGTTGCTCACATTATAATGCTCTACAATTACAAGAGAAGCTTAGCGGTTGGTATCTTGGCGAGTGTTGTTGCTGCCGATTCATGCGATCCTCTGAAACAGACTAACTGTCCAGCCGACAAGGCTCTGGCTACCAGTTTCAGCGAGAACTTCACATCTGAGTCCAAATGGTTTACCGCAGAGGACAACCCCGGTAAGATTGAGTACACATCTGATGGTTTGGCCATGTCACTTACGAAGAGATTCGATAACCCAAGTCTGAAGTCTAATTTCTATATAATGTACGGTAAGACTGAGGTCATATTCAAAGCCGGTGACGGTAGAGGTATAGTgtcctctttctttttacaAAGTGATGATTTAGATGAAATCGATCTAGAGTGGATAGGTAGTGATGACACACAGTTTCAATCCAATTACTTCTCAAAGGGTAACACCGCTACATACGATAGAGGTGAATTCCACGGTGTTAACCAACCACAAAAGGAGTTCCACAACTACACCATTGACTGGACTATGGAACAGCTAACTTGGTATCTAGACGGCCAAGTCGTCAGAGTTCTGCCAAACACAACAAGCCAGGGTTATCCACAAACTCCAATGTACATCAAGATGGGTATTTGGGCTGGTGGTGATCCAAGCAATGCTCCAGGTACAATTGAATGGGCTGGCGGTGAAACTGATTATAGCTTGGCTCCATTCACTATGTACATCAAGAGCTTGGTTGTTACAGACTATTCCACTGGTAAGGAATACACCTATGGGGACCAATCTGGCTCTTGGCAATCCATCAAGGCTGTGGACGGTGAAATAAATGGAAGATACCAACAAGCACAAGAGGACTTCGCTAAATTAGTTGCTGGTCAAGCTATTGAGAGTAGTCAATCATCCTCTGTTTCACCTACTTCGTCATCAAGCTCTTCTGCCAGCTCATCTACCAGCTCATCTACCAGCTCATCTACTAGCTCATCTGCCAGTTCATCCGCCAGTTCATCTTCCAGCTCTTCCATCagttcatcttcatcagcaTCTTCAAGTGCACAAAGTTCATCATCACCAATTGCTAGTTCTGTCTCTTCTATCAAGTCTGTGTCTTCCTCtgcaatttcatcttccaAGAGCTCCCAAACAGCAGAAAGTAAATCCTCCACATCATCTAGTGTGAAGCCCACTACACAATCTTCCAAGACCGACACTATAATGGACAATGTGACACATAGCGCCTCAACAAGTAATGTTGCCAAGTCAACTGTTTCTACAGTGGCTAAATCAACTGAAAGCAGTACACATTCAGTTCAACAAAGCAACTTTGGCGTTAACACACAAGTCTCAGTAGTATCTGTCATTCTAGGTTTCATATTCAGCATCGTAATTTAAATAGGTTTAagtataaaataaaataaggTTAAGCATTTGACACAATATCACAATATTACTAGCCAATTATATCATACATAATATCTAACAGCGTATCCTCTTTAGTACTACAGTTGAAAACAAGATCACAGTCAACGATAAAATGCAttccaaataaaaaaatataaataagCCCTGTAGGGGGCTCGAACCCCTAACCTTATGATTAAGAGTCATACGCGCTACCGATTGCGCCAACAAGGCTTATTAATTGCGTTGAGAAATCacttttatttcaatacCAGATAGATTAATAGGAGATCACCTGATGTTGAGATACAAAGTACGGTTTTGTGGTTTTGCACTATAAGTGGATAATGACACTATCATTTCAGCTATTATTTCTACAATTGCGGTTGTTGGAACGTTTTGAATAACATCTTCCTTTCCGGTACCATTTCTTGGATCTCCTGAAACTGAATGACCCCTCTTTTTCAACAAGTCTTGCTATTTCATAATCCATTTCATTAAGGATTGATCAGGGCAAGCCAATATTAGGCGATCGATTTGTCGGTCAATTCGAGGCGGTAAGTAGTGCTTGAGAGTAAACAGGGTATTTTCGAAATGGTCAACTTTACAGAGTTCTTTGAAGATATCACGAGAACGTTTTAACAAGCCAGAATCAGTGTTCTATGGCCGGTAAACATTTTTAACAACCTAAAACCTTCTATTGTACGTCTTAAATTGTGTTCATCAACGCTCTTTAAGAGCATCTCAACAGTAGCTTTAGCCGGCAGTTCATATATTATCttatcaaaatcatctCTGAGATCTTTATCTACCGCAAGTTTAATACTCTCGAATGAGGAATTCGTTAGGTAATGAgttgaattttttaatgCCATGACGAATTTTGCGAATCCAACCTTGAAGACCGTTACTATTTAAAGTTTTTTCGGTGAGAAGTTTAACTTTATCTCTGTAGTTAACAAAGTCAAATGGAGAGGGGTGACGTTTGTCTGACTCTGCATAATCGAACATCCTGCTCTGTAACATCCTGCTCTGAATAACAAGTACTTATCTTCAGAAGTAGACGCTACTGTGAATGAACAATGGTATGTATACTCGGAGCTATAATCGCGTAGATCAGGACAGATCACAAGTTAAAGTGAGTTAGTGACAggtaaaataataaaaagcACGGTTAAAAGTCCGACTTTCCTTGTGCACCACTAGAAGGTGGAAAACTATTGTAGCCTATATGACTTGAAATAATTCGTTCTTCTCAGTAAAGTATACCAATGTAGCCTAACACCTATAATCCTCTAATAAAAAAGCTGACTATTACTCTATACAGTATGAAACTCGTATCAGTTATCAAACTTTGTAATTAGCTATGAAACTAGCTAACAACTTTCTTAAAAGTAATATTTCAACTGAATGATTAAAGATAGTAGCAGTAAAGGTagttttgaagaaactaaCATTGAAATCCcatttcaaagaattttgGATGCCACTAATACTTCCAGgtttttgaatttgacGGCCGTTTTAAGGTTCTTGTCATATTCCTTGGAGttcttatttttgaaatcaacTTGAATTGTAGTAATAGATCTAATTGAgctcttcaaatatttctgCATGACTAAATCTGACCTGAGTCATGCTGATTTGACTTTATCTCCGCTGGTAGGTTCAGTCGGTCCAATGAGTTAGCCTTACTATGGTATTACTATGGTGTCCATAATGTTTCACAAGATTCGTGAGGCTATATAATTAGCTTCGTCATGCCACATCCACTGCCACCAGAATCACATTTGAAACTTCTCCAAATGTATTACCTACTAAAGGGATTGGTTCCATTCGTAGAATTAGTTGGAGTCCAGTATCACAAAACCATGGATGCCTTACATTCCCTTTTGAGCGTTTATGCTTCTTCTAATGCTTCGAATCTATTTCTTAGACACATGAATTTGCATTAGTACCATGATTCTAACACACTGATTTATATTACACAcaatttaaaatattattacatTCAAATTCACTTCTGGAAATTATGTCTTCTAACAATGCTTTCATGAATCTCATTAATGTATTAAGTAAAAAGATAAATGCTTATATAAGCGGAAATAGATATACCTTACACTCATAATGAATTTAGTCCGAACAGGAAACCCAACTCACGAGTACCAAGTTTATTAATGtctttgatctttttgGCATCCATGGCTGCATCCACCATATCTCTCTTCAGTTTTTGAAGTTCCAATATTCTATCTTCCACTGAATTTTTGATGAACAGACGATGAACTGTGACTTCCCTAGTTTGACTGATTCTGTAACAACGGTCCTGTGCTTGTTCTTCAACGTATGGGTTCCAAAATGGATCAACTATAACCACATGATTAGCACAGGTCAATGTCAAACCTGAATTACCGGCTTTCATAGATATTAACAACACTCTCTTATCCTCCTCACTATAAAACCTGCTGATAATCTCCGATCTAACTTTAGCATTCATGTCACCAGTATATTTCAAGCATGAAATCTTCAACCTAGTCGCAAGTATGTGTTCCAATAGATCTAAGAATGTAGTAAACTGagaaaaaatgataatctTCTCTGAGTcagatttttcaaatacCTTATTAATTACATCCATACATTGATTCATCTTTGTAGAAGGCTCCAATGTATTATAATCAGTAGTGTAGGCATTCTTTTTTCTATCCTTTTGCTTGTCCATTTCTAGGTTAAACTCCTCATATAATTTTTCTCTTGTAAATCCTTCTAGAATCACTTGGTTGAAAAGTTTCAGAGAAACAAAATCCTTATCGTTAGTTACCTTTTGACACTCCTTACAGGGTAGGTATGTACTTCCTTTTGGACCGCTTCTAGCATTCGAAGAACCCGCTGCATCCTCAGAGAATGGGTTAATGCAATCATTACAAATCAAATGGCCGCAACCACTTAACACAAAAGCTGACTCAGGCTCAATCTGTTCAAGACACCACAAACATGTCATTGAGTCACTTGCTGATTTGACAATTTCTACTGCCTctgatttcatttttttaatcaCATAGTATAATCTCAACCAGtcattattgaaatttttacCATTCACAACTGTTGCCGCTTCTGCCTTCTTTTCACCAAGGATTACCAATTCAGGATGACAGCAGGCTTGCCTCAACCTCAACAACAATGTCAGCACACTAGAATAGTTACCTTGAACTTTTGATTCCAGTAATTTTTTGGCAAGTTGCTTATTTTTATGTTCGAGCGCTTTGTAAAATTCAAGTTCGTCATCCTTAAAAGTAGTCTCCTGTGCATTAACATTTTTTGGAGGAAGTTCCAAAATAGGAACACCGTCAATCTTGTCAGTTTTTGACCTCCTCAACATTATTGCCCGCAATAAAACTCTAACTTTCTTAATTGCTTGCTTTCGACTTTCACTGTCATAGTTCTGTTTTAAGTTAGAAAATGGTCTACCGATATCTTGTTGAAATCTCTCATGTCTATTATATGGTGGAATTCTTAGAAAGCGGATCAAGGAATACAACTCTTCCATATTGTTTTGTATAGGTGTACCAGATAGAATCCATCTGTAAACACTATTAACAGTACAGCATGCTTTAGCGGCCTGTGTCTTCatgtttttaatattttggcCTTCATCCAAAATAATCCTGTAGAAAGTGGAATCGTCCGAGTAAAACGGTGACCAATACTCATTTTTAGTTTTCAGAGAGTTCATAGCTTTTATATCAGGAACAGGCGGCAGTTGCTTGCTATCGGTCTTCAGTCTTTCAGGCCAATGCTTTTTGAGCTCATTTGCCAAAGTTTGATAAGATACCAATATGACATCAAAGTTTGAAAGCTTGTCCCATGAACGAAACTTAATACCGTTAACACCACCATAAATAGCTGAGTTAAAATCACTTGATTCCTTAATCTTGGTTTCTATCTCACCTTTCCAGACTCTCAAAACTGACACTGGTGCAACAAtcaaatttgtttttttgctCTCATTACTAGATCTATTTGCAAGCATTAATGCTATCGCCTGAACAGTTTTACCTAAACCCATATCATCTGCTAATAGACCACCTTTCCTTTTTGAGGTTTCGGCATTCAATAACCATTGCAAACCTAATCTTTGATGTCTTAATAAATTAACAGTCATCCCTTCGGGTGTGAGAGCTTCaccttcaatttcatcttctgttTCCTTTAAATTTTCTAATAGAGCTCTAATCTGTTCCTGATCTTGACCTGAATGTATGTTTGATATTGATTGCATATTATTATAAGAGTTTTCATAAAGACTCCCATCTGTTCCCATATAGTTTTGCATTCCGTTTTCACCAATGGCATTCATATTCATTAATTCACTTTCTGTTATTGGAACACCATAAATCTTTAGATTTTCATACAGTTTCTCCATTTTCAGACCCTGTTGTTTTAACTGGATAACATTCCGACCAATATTCTCTTTATCAGATGTTGTAGGTGGCTTCCCTTCATCTATATCTATTCTGAACCGTTCTAACTGTTTTAACATTTCTAATAATCGCCATTTAACATCCATACTACGGTCAGATTTCTGAATCAAATCCATGGCTACTTCGATACTCTTAAAATACTGAACTCTCCTATCGGGGTTAATTATATTAGGCACTGTGTATTTTATACCGTAATCTTGAAGCCTTTCAAAAACTAGTGGCATTTTAACTCCGTTATGGAACAGAGCTTGTGTTGCGTCAGCACATGCTCTTCGCATCGGTCTATCACAATATTTGCCTGATTCAAAATTCTGTTTGTATATCAAAACGGTGTTTAAATACTGATTCAATTGGTTTTTTGTTATAACGGATCTGGTCGTATTTTTCAACAACAGTTCTCTAGCTGTATCAATAGACTTCTTGAAAAGGTCAGTTGGAACTGACTTTAGGTTACTATTAGAGGTGTCATTTGTATCATCGAATTGCTCAACGCTCAAGCTATTTATCTTTTGCTCCAGCTCTCGTAGTAGCTGAGTATGCATGTCCTTAGACAATGACCCCTTCTCAAACATCTCATTTAATATTTCCCTTTCAACATAGaattttttcctttcttcaatatatttctcATTACTCTTATCTCTGGTTTTCATCTGAATTTCTgtttttgctttttctaATTGCTCAACTCTATGCTTTTGTAGAGAACTCCATTTATTATTCGTATCATCCAATTTCTGAACAACATTGTCCAATTTCATTTGTGTTGAATCTCTATCTACCTTCAGCTTATTGACAACGTTGATCGCTTCATTAATTAACATCTGTTGTGCATTACTGGCTCCATCTTGTCTACTAGCTGATCGCAAAAGTAACTTCCATCTTTTCTCAGCATCGTTCAGCTTTTTTTGCCTTATTCCTAATTTTCTCTG encodes:
- the ULS1 gene encoding translocase ULS1 (CAGL0G09493g~Ortholog(s) have SUMO binding activity and role in chromatin assembly or disassembly, mating type switching, negative regulation of double-strand break repair via nonhomologous end joining); amino-acid sequence: MPKVTTIDLTLDDSEVEDYDALGELPNDNLTTSTQNNNHNSSSDDDPSDNNDPDVDRNSRIIKTIKPPRFTSGNDSTAEESFEDQPLSFSRSPELDRETMKKERMKRFFSNREHDKVIKESPRSPLNRVSDQIKERSRTPPHIENWSLGTMRLKGLNDDMNLRKRTNFGVATPTSINDTTSDSSDSPHMYNSDSSDRKRTKLMKTNDIKIDQDADIIILSDDDDDEGHDRREMKNENDSHDTKQEQNSDVVPLLDLVKNGDTEVIEGYHTKPELSLEELQHNYKMLARHYHKKEAEIKNTVGNLQNTQIILQRKLGIRQKKLNDAEKRWKLLLRSASRQDGASNAQQMLINEAINVVNKLKVDRDSTQMKLDNVVQKLDDTNNKWSSLQKHRVEQLEKAKTEIQMKTRDKSNEKYIEERKKFYVEREILNEMFEKGSLSKDMHTQLLRELEQKINSLSVEQFDDTNDTSNSNLKSVPTDLFKKSIDTARELLLKNTTRSVITKNQLNQYLNTVLIYKQNFESGKYCDRPMRRACADATQALFHNGVKMPLVFERLQDYGIKYTVPNIINPDRRVQYFKSIEVAMDLIQKSDRSMDVKWRLLEMLKQLERFRIDIDEGKPPTTSDKENIGRNVIQLKQQGLKMEKLYENLKIYGVPITESELMNMNAIGENGMQNYMGTDGSLYENSYNNMQSISNIHSGQDQEQIRALLENLKETEDEIEGEALTPEGMTVNLLRHQRLGLQWLLNAETSKRKGGLLADDMGLGKTVQAIALMLANRSSNESKKTNLIVAPVSVLRVWKGEIETKIKESSDFNSAIYGGVNGIKFRSWDKLSNFDVILVSYQTLANELKKHWPERLKTDSKQLPPVPDIKAMNSLKTKNEYWSPFYSDDSTFYRIILDEGQNIKNMKTQAAKACCTVNSVYRWILSGTPIQNNMEELYSLIRFLRIPPYNRHERFQQDIGRPFSNLKQNYDSESRKQAIKKVRVLLRAIMLRRSKTDKIDGVPILELPPKNVNAQETTFKDDELEFYKALEHKNKQLAKKLLESKVQGNYSSVLTLLLRLRQACCHPELVILGEKKAEAATVVNGKNFNNDWLRLYYVIKKMKSEAVEIVKSASDSMTCLWCLEQIEPESAFVLSGCGHLICNDCINPFSEDAAGSSNARSGPKGSTYLPCKECQKVTNDKDFVSLKLFNQVILEGFTREKLYEEFNLEMDKQKDRKKNAYTTDYNTLEPSTKMNQCMDVINKVFEKSDSEKIIIFSQFTTFLDLLEHILATRLKISCLKYTGDMNAKVRSEIISRFYSEEDKRVLLISMKAGNSGLTLTCANHVVIVDPFWNPYVEEQAQDRCYRISQTREVTVHRLFIKNSVEDRILELQKLKRDMVDAAMDAKKIKDINKLGTRELGFLFGLNSL
- the CRH1 gene encoding transglycosylase (CAGL0G09449g~Putative glycoside hydrolase; predicted GPI-anchor), with protein sequence MLYNYKRSLAVGILASVVAADSCDPLKQTNCPADKALATSFSENFTSESKWFTAEDNPGKIEYTSDGLAMSLTKRFDNPSLKSNFYIMYGKTEVIFKAGDGRGIVSSFFLQSDDLDEIDLEWIGSDDTQFQSNYFSKGNTATYDRGEFHGVNQPQKEFHNYTIDWTMEQLTWYLDGQVVRVLPNTTSQGYPQTPMYIKMGIWAGGDPSNAPGTIEWAGGETDYSLAPFTMYIKSLVVTDYSTGKEYTYGDQSGSWQSIKAVDGEINGRYQQAQEDFAKLVAGQAIESSQSSSVSPTSSSSSSASSSTSSSTSSSTSSSASSSASSSSSSSISSSSSASSSAQSSSSPIASSVSSIKSVSSSAISSSKSSQTAESKSSTSSSVKPTTQSSKTDTIMDNVTHSASTSNVAKSTVSTVAKSTESSTHSVQQSNFGVNTQVSVVSVILGFIFSIVI